A segment of the Roseiconus lacunae genome:
TACGGTACGCGCCCTAACCATCGGCCGTTTTGTTCGCCCATCATGTTGGTCGTTCTGTTTAGCTGGCGTCGTGACATTTCCTTTTTTTCATTTCTACGCGACCGCGTTGATTAGGGACTGGGATACTCCTTTGATCTACAATGTCATCGCCCATCTACTAAGTGTCATTTCCGCAATCGTGATCGAATTTTTGGTGCTTGCCTATTTCGGTAGACTGGTTAAGCAATGCCAAAACGCAGGGGCATAGATTGCAACGGAGGCTGTGAGTTGCTGTCGTTAAACAGTCGCTCGCTTGGTCCCGCTGATTCGCATCATTTCCAGACTGAATCGATGGTCGTCACTGAATCGGAACGATTAACGCTTCGGCATGCTCTACCCGACGATGTTGTTGCAATGCGAGCGGTTTTCGGTGATGCCGAAGTTATGCGATATGGTGATGGCCCAAAATCGGATAGATGGGTTGTTTCGTGGATCACGCAGATGAATCACAGCTACCGCGAACACGGGTACGGGCTCTGGGTCGTCACATTCAAGCCATCAGGGTTGCCAATCGGATACTGCGGGCTGACTTGGTTTCCCAGCATCAATGGTCAACCGGAAGTAGAGGTTGGGTACCGTTTCGCACGGAAGCATTGGGGTTTCGGGTATGCAACAGAATCCGCGATTGCGGTTCGGGACTATTCTTACATTGATCTCGGATTGAATCGCTTAATTGCAATCATTGACCCCGAAAACCGACGATCGATTCGCGTCGCAGAAAAGGTGGGGATGCAATATGAAGGTGGTGTGATGCTTCCTGGCTATTCGCATGCAGACTCTGTCTATGCATGCCATCGGTAGCAATGGGAATGCTTTTAGGGCAACAATACCTGGGCCCAAGATGGAAGCAGCGGAGTCCGAGGTATCTGAGAGATTGGGGTATAATGGTTGGCCGATGATCGAAATTGTTGCTCGCCAGAGACCGCTCCCTCATGATCAATGCCCGGTCGTCTGCCCTGCGGGGAACGGAGGCTTGCGTAGTTTTCGAAGTAGAGCATCAATCGTGCCTCGATGGTGCCGACTGTCAGTCTGCCTTAGTGAACGCTTTTCGGTGGAAACGGAGGATCGGTACTACGCATCGGCTTTGCTCGTCACGACAACGTTTGAGGCTTTGCTGGTTGTAGCGCACCAGCTTCCTCGGTCACTTTCGGCTGCTGCATATTTCGTTGTTTGTCAGGGTTGTTTCATGTGCGGATTGTACTTTTTACCCAGGAGACGCCCTTCGTGAATTCTCGACGTGTCATGACAAAAACGCTCGTTATCTTCGCTGTCTTTTTCGGTGGTGTTGTCATTTCGGGGGGCGTGTTGTATCGAGCATGGGTAACGGCGAACGGACTTGAGGCCGCACAAAAATGGGCGAGAATGTCCGCGCTTCCAGAGACTGCGGCTTGTTTGCATGTTGAAACAAGGGGTGGACCTTTCACTCGTGAATTCACTATTCAATTCAATGCACCGTCTGACGACCTGAATTCGTGGCTCAACCGTTTACCGGGAACGTCTAAACTGAATCCGGTCATCAAAGGGAGGTTTCGGGTTTACAATGTTGAACCAGGGAATGGCGCGATGCACGCTGAGGTGACTGTCGACGATGGTGCAAATTTGGTCGTGATTCACACCTTCTGGAGCTAAGTTGTTGGGGAGTAATTTCATCAGGCTGACAGCGATTGTAGGGCTTGCCATTGGCGACCTACACGAATCTTGTATGTCGAAGATGTAGCTGCTAACCGATCAAAACGTTGCCAAGCTACAGGACAAAGTCAAGTAATTGGTTCTTTGTGTGTTCCGTTTCCCGTATGTTTCGACTGTTTCTACCGACCGCCGAATGTCGTGTAGAATGTAGAGCGAAAGGATGTGGGGCGGGTGTCCAAGTCCAGTGTTGGGATGTGGGGCGTCACTTGTCGCCCGATCCTCACCGACGATTTTCGGTCTCGTGACTCATGAACATTGCGGCGTGTTTTGGGGCACGGACGCCGTCCAGTCGTTTAGGCCTTAGTTAGGTCAATCCTCTATCGGAGTAACAGAATGGTTTATCTGCTTTCGTTTTTTTCGCTACTTGCTGTGATGAGCGTCTGTGCGATTTTTCTGATACGACTGATCGAACGTCGGTTTACTGCGTACACAAGCTTTCAGGTAGCCTTTGCAGGATGCTTTTCTGCGGCAATCGGCTGGGAACTTTTTTTCTTGATCGATTCGCTCATGTTCGGAGGGATGTACAATCCCGAGGTGCATTCTTACGGTTCTGGGATTGCTCCTGCGGCAACACTTTTCTGCGTCCGAGTCGTATTCCACACCGTGGTGTTTTTGGGGGTTGCCACTCTGTTGCGTCGTTTGAAACCATGGTTTTATCAGGGTACGCAATCGCCGATTACTTAAACTTGAGTGACGGATTGCCATATTGGGACGGAGCTGCCATTTTGGTTTGTGATTATAAGTTCTTGGCGCCTGGGGGCTGCGTCATTCGCAGCCAAAGAATGGCTTTGGTAGACAAAACACCGCCCACTGCGCATCACTCTACTTGATTCGTTAGCGAATTGAGATACTTTGCGCGGTTACACTGAACCATATTATTAACGGTGGGTAGTGCGATGCTAGGGCGTTTACGATTGTCGATCGTTCCGCTGGCTTTGTTGGCAGTTTGGCTGGTATACGTTGCCATTGGATACGCCCAGTCGCGATTGGAGCACGAGGAAATTGCATCTGACTTGCACATGGAGAACCGAACGTTTTATACGCTTCCAAATGCGATTAGCTCTCCTTGCCGTGTGGATGGGGAGGAACGCCGTCTTGTCGTGGGCGTATCTGACGAGAACTACCTGGTTTGTAGTATCGTTCGCAACTTGCTCGTTTCAGATGCGCGTGCAGATTGGAGGGTTGATGTCTGCTTCCGTCCGGACCTTGAGCCCAATTCACCGCGGCTCCCCATATGGAAACCGTTAAAAAATTTTCCTGCGGAGGCGGACCTGAAGATTTTTCAGACGGAGGCACTTGCGCAGCCGTGGGTATGCTGGGATCGTCTAAATGGCACGGATCCAATTATGGATGAGTGACCGTGCCGAGCAAGTGAGCCGCGGCATTAAGTCTATTGGGTTAACTAAGCCCTCGCCCCGACCGCGTGACCTTCACCGAATCGCAATGGAATTGAGCACCGCTGGGGCTCGGAACCCACGGAGGATACGAAAAGTACGAAGGATGGAATTGAAGACTCGCCCTACCGTGAAAGAGAGTTCTGTATGAAATTGACCGCGGGTTGGGGCCCAGGCTTGTCGAATCGGTGGATGAATTTAGACTCACTTACGAGCTTGCTCACAACGAAATTCGAATTTAATTTCAACGTGCCGAATCTGTCGGATAAGTCAGGCGATCTGTTCTCTATTTGCTTCGTGGGTTCAACTGTCTCCACCGACTGCCGCGTGCATTGTAGAGCCACCGGGGTTACGACGGACCGCCCAGTCAAGTTGTGTGAAGCGTACGAGTGATCGTCGTCATCTTTCGCCACCGGAATTGGGGATGTCCAAGCAGGGAGCAATCCGAACCGTACTACTGATTGTGATCGTACTCGGTATTTCTTTTGCCGTGTACACAGCCATTCATACGTACCGAAGTCTTCCGGAGGCATACGCGGCGTGGGATACCGGGACATTACTCGTTGCTTACATGCAAGTGAACGGTGATCAGTGGCCGACAGATTGGGATGATTTGGTCAGCGTTCGCGATTCAAGCCGGCCGATGATCTTTTCGGGCGGCTACACTTCACGCGGTGAGTTTAGCGATAATGGTGAGGTGAAACGTCAGCTTTCCAAGTACGTATCGGTGGACTGGAGCTACGAACCGTTTTCAGGAAGTTTAGCGAATCCCGTCACTCGATTGGATGGTTCAAAGTTTGACGTTGTGTGGGTAAGTGGTGAGCCGAACGAGATGATCCGGACATACGTTCAACATGTTGTTGGCACAAGGCGATAAGCAGCGTTGATACGTTGTCGAGCTGCGATGACTACATGCTAGAGATTCAGCGGCAGAAGATTGGGCCTTTGCTAGATTCGTGTGCGCGTGCAGCGTGTTGCTTCGGGACTCGCTCAATAGCATTGGGAATCGTAGTGCCGCAACCGTCACTGATGTGGTCCGGAGGTAGGTTATTTCTTTGTTCCGAATTGAAGTACGGCGCTAGCCCACTTATCGAAAAGCGAACGTTTTTGGTATGGATTCTGGAGCGATTGTCTGTCTCTCATGCATGTTCAACACCGTTGTAAGTCACGGACTTGGTATGATGTATCCATCGCATTGATGAACTGCGTTTGTTCATCTCACGGAAATCGAGTCATTGTTGTGTCATTGGAATTGGACTCTGGAATGCATGCACCATGAACTTTGCAATTTTGGGGCGTTGTTTTGGCTGAACTTACGCGTATCGACCACAAGTCTAACAATCCGTACGAGCCGACCTGCACGGAAAGTGCTCCGGTGGAATCAGGGATCCACTATCTTCTACAGATCGTATTGTTCATTTTTGGTGCGGTTGCCGGTCTCGGGGTGTTCATTTGTTACTACCATGGTATCGATTCGGTCGTTGCTGATACGAAAAATGAGCCGATGCGTTTACTGGGACCAGTGATACTGTTCGCCTTGATCGCGGTTCCGGTGTCATCGATTTCGCTTTGGCTAGTCAAGATTCAGGCTTCACGGGAAGTGGTCGCTTGTAGAGCCATTGCTTCTGGAGGTTTGTTCGGATTGTTCGTGCTTCCAGTAGATCAATTACTGCATCACGTCGGGTTCTCACTGGGGACACCGCTGCAGGGCGTCACCCGTACACTGAGCTTCTTTGCAGCGACCGTGATCTGTGGAGTACAGACTATGTTTGCGCAGCGGATCTTTGACCGGTGGTGGGAGAATGTCATAAAGCGGCGGAGGAATAAAACGCGATAGACGCCGGTTTTTGCGTCCCATTGGGTAGTCGGTTCGTGATGCGTTGTTTTAGCTATCTTTCATCGGCAATGGGTGATTAGTCCGCAGTGATGCTTGTTTTTCGATTCATTTCACTCAGCTTGGTTTGCAGATTTTCAAGCTTGGCGGTTGGATTTGTAGGAGCCAAGTCAACTAATTTATGAGCTAATGCTTTGTTCTGATGGGATCATTTTTGCTTAATCATCGTTCTCATCGAAAAAATATGTTGATCTTAGACTTGAGGGAGAATCATTGCGAGACAACCGGCTGATGTGGTGGTTTAATGATGGTGTCCAACTCGCATAGTAGCGTTTAGGATTTGATTCGATTGTCCTCTTAAAAGGGTCCCAAATGTCATCGCAGCAGTATCTCGAACGGCGCCTTTCTGATCTCGAAAGAGAGGCTCGGGTTTGGCGTCGAATCGGTTTGGGAGCCCTCGTCAGTGTGGTTCTCTTTTCGGCAGTCGCGGCAACTCATACCGCGGAGACGCCGGAGGTTGTTCGTGCGAAAGAATTCCAGTTGGTCGGGAATGATGGAAAGATAAGGGGGGCCTTTCGAACACTTGGAACCGACAACGTTCAGCTTCGGATGTACGGCGCGGGATCAGAAGTTGCCTTGGTTGCAAACGATCAACGCGCGATTCTCCATTTAATTAACGACCAAAAATCGAGTCAGGCGTTGATCGAAGCGTATGGCAAAGGAGGCGCGATCGCTTTGTCGCGAGCAAACGGACAAGATCGCGCGAGCGTTCAGATTAACGGCGGAAGTGCAGGTTCCTTTGTTTTGGTTGAACCGACGGATGGGCCCAAAGTTCAGCTGCCCGAGTGACAGGTCAGCAGCGGTCGCTTTGTTTCGCTAGGGCTTCGTCAACCTTTGAAATCAGGAATAGCCGCCCGGCGTAATCCCCGGTTTTTTGTGCAATAACCGGGGCCAGCACCGGTCGACTGATGAGCCGAACCCAAACATTTGGTCTAGACGGAGCATTATCGGTCCCCTATGGAAAACACGCGGAAAGCAAACTTCGCGATCGCCGTTGTGCCCGTTTCGGCTCCGTTATCGACAATACGACGGCATGGCGAGTCGTCAGTCGGGCGACCACTGGCAAAAAACGATGCGTGAAGAACTCTGCTCTTTCGATGATGCTCGTTAAATTGATAAACGCATGTCGGACGTTTTAACTTTCACCGACTTGTTCTGGATCACGCCATGTTGCATTCAAATGCAACGTCTCGCCGCATCGCCCACTCTCGATGCACAATAAATGAGTACCTGACGATCGTTGCTCGGTCGCCGAGGTAACTGTGTTGCACCGGTTGCGATCAAAATTTCGCATTTCATTTTTCCGCTGCCTTCGACGCTGCGCCGTTGGCTGCTGTTTGTTGATGCTACTGACGGTGGCGGCGAGAAACTCGATTGTGCGATTCGTCGCCGAGCATGGTGCGAGCTACGCCCTCGGCACGCGAGTAGAAATCGCATCGGTAGAAATCAATTGGCATCGATGGACGGTCACGGGACTTAGTATTGAGGAGCCCTCGGTAGCAGGGGAATACCAAGTCACTGTCGATCGCGTCAGCGTTGTTCCTTCGTTCGGGAGAGGGTTTCGTGAAGGTGTTTGGGTTGAATTAGTTGTCATTGACCAACCCAAAGGCCATCTGCGCTTCGATCGTGATGGGAAGCTATTGAGTGTTTTCCCGGAATCAGAAAGCTCGGAAAGTGCGGCAATCGGCACGATCCCGGTTCACAACGTCATTGTCAAAGAAGCTTCGCTCGCGATCCATCAGATTGGCAAACAGACTTTGGTCGTTGATCAAGTTGACCTTTTTGTCAGGTGTGCGGACCGCATTCAGGCCCGTTGTCGGATCGGAAGGCTTTTCGGTGGTGAGCTTGCAGCCGGAGGGGATTTTGACGCCAAGGATTTTTCAGGGCAAAGCTGGGTCGATTTGACCGGGATTCGGTTAGAGACACAAACGCTTGCCAAGCTTCCATTCGTGCCTGAGTCGATTAACGCCGAGCCATCATATGCTAACGTTGATCTTAAAGTTCACAGTCTCCATCCACCCCTCGAAGCGGACCTATTAGATCAGCAAGTTGAGTGTGTCCTTCGGATAACCGATGTCACAACCGAGCGTTTCGGCGTCCTCTGTGACGAAGCTTTGCTTGAGTCAAAGTTTGTCGATCGAATGGCGCGTGCGAAGCTAACGGCTAATCCATTCGGGAGTCGATTTTCGATCCGATCCGAGGCAGATTGGAAAGCCATAAACCCGAGGGTAACGGTCGATCTTCGAATGGAGCCCTTTGGCCTTGGCGATGCTGCAAACGAGATGGCACAAGTCTTGGCTACCGACTTTCCCGCATTGGCGAAAATTCCAAAGCTGGGTTCGGTTGTCGAGGCCGTCGCGCATGCATCGGTGGAAATGGTCGGAAGACAGCTCAAGTTTTCTGGGCAATCGACGGTCGAATCAAGCAATAACCAGATCGCGTCGATCAAGCTGCCCTCGATTTCATTCAACTCTGAAGTGCATGGGACAGCTCCGTTTGACGATTTTGCCGCCCTCGATGGTGCAATGAAAGGCGGTGTGAATATAGCCGCGTTCGAACTAAATGAGCTTGCCGTCGGCGTTGGTATGCCGGAGGTGTCCGGCGCTGTGTCTGGCGGTTTGGATTTTGAAATCCCGCTTCAGACCGTGACTCGAATAGAAACATTGGTAGCGAAGGCTGGGGTGCACCTCGCAAAGGTTTCCGCATTTGATTTTGCTTTGGACGAGACGTCGATTCGTTGTCATCTCGACCAAGGCATCGCGACGATCCATAGTGATCCGATTTCGATCCGAGATCCAGAAGCAGAGTTGGTCGCGCAACTTCGGCCGGCAGCTCAAGTTGCCCTCGTCGGTGAAGCGAAACTTGCAACGGAACTGTACTGTCTGGTGCAGCCTACTGAATCGGTGATTCGGCGATTCGGTCTAGAGTCTCTCGATCCTCGAGGTAGGTTGGAAACGCATGTTTTGGCACGTTGTCCGCTCGAGCATGTAGCGCGGGCATCAGATTGGAACGTCACGGCCGGCATCCAATCGACTGAGGTGAGGCTGGTCGGGGAAAAGCTTTCGGATATCGCATGGGAAATCGAGATTAGCCGTGGAGCGGTCACAGCGCCCCCGGTCAACCTTCGATGGCGAACTTCAAATGCGTCCTTATCGATCGATGGTGATATTGGAGACGATGTTCGAGTCGAGGGAACGTTTGCAGTTGATTCCATCTTATTGCAAGAAGTCAGTGCGATTGTTTCGAGGTTTTCTCAGACGCCATTGCCTTTGTCCGGCAGTGCAGCGATCGACGGGACCTTCGAATTGCATACCAGTCCGGGGAAAGGAACGTTCACAGCGATCGCAGCCGGTGAGGCGAAACTTGCAGATGCGACGTATGCGCGCAGTGACATCGGTGACGCGCGATTGAGTTGGAGCTTAACCCCGGAAGGTTTGTCGCTGGAGACAGGGTCAGATGATTTCCTGGGTGGGAATTTTCGGATCACCGCTGACATGAATCAACTCGATTGGACGACGACCCAAGTCCAAGGAAAGTTTTCAGAAATTGACGTCCCCGCGCTCGTCGCGATCTCTGGGCAAACGTTGGCATCGACGGGGGTTTTACAGGGTGGTTTTTCGGTGACGTCGCTGGCAAGTTTGGAGGAACTAACCGGGCAAGCTTGGGTGGAAACGAAACAAGTGTCGATCGAGCAAATTCCACTGCAGCTTGATCGAGCGACGGTCACGTTGAGTGAGCAAGCGGTGCTCGCGGAGGTTGACGGTAGCGTGTTGTACGGTCGATTTACGGGAAGCATGAGCACGAGGCTTGACCAACTAATCGAGTTTGCTTCGCAGCCGACGATGGTGATCGAACAAGCTCCTGTGGTTGGGAGAGTCAAGTTAGTCGGTTTGGCTTTGGATCAAGTTGCATCCACATTCAGACTCAGCCGGGAACTTCGCCGGGTTGGCGGCAGTGTATCGGGGGAGTGTGTGCGTGATGCAAGTTCGTTAGATGGGCGTCACCTTTGCCGAGTGTCAGGATCGCTTGAAAATTTACGCTATCAGGGTGTCGGGCTTTCGCAGATCTGTTCTTTGGATGCGGTCATTCACCGCGATCGGATCGAGCTGAATCGTCTCCAAGGGCGATTCGCGGATGGACGAATTAACGGAACGGGCATGCTCACAATCGGAGCTGTTCCGTCTGGCTATTTCGATTGTGTGGTGAGCCGTGTTAATCTGCGACGGGCGGCGTCGGCGGTTGGTGTCAATGATATTTCTGGTTCCGCAACATTGCGACTGCGAAGCCGCATTGGGCCGGTAATCACCGGACACGCAGACGTGCAATTAGATCACTTAGTGGCTGCGGGAGTCGGCGTTCGTCAAGCGACGTTTCCGATTGATTGGAGCTTTCGCCCCACCAGCACGACGGCACGTTGGCAGTGTCGGGCGGGACGTTTGTCGGTCGGCGGGGGTACTGTCCGTATCGCGACGGAGGGACGATACACTAGAAGTCTGGACATGGTCACGTCGGTGCAGGTCCAACGCGTCGATTTATCGAAGTTAATGCAACGCGGTTCGATCGGATCGGGCATCATCGACGGAGAGGTTTCGCTGCGGGCAAAGCATGCTCGATCGATCAACGACTTCGTCGGCACGTATGACTTTGAAATGTCGAACATCGAGGCGTTGCAGTTTCCGGTTCTCGATCAGCTACCGAGGATGGTTTCGCTGTCAGCACCGACACCGGGAAAGGGA
Coding sequences within it:
- a CDS encoding GNAT family N-acetyltransferase, with product MVVTESERLTLRHALPDDVVAMRAVFGDAEVMRYGDGPKSDRWVVSWITQMNHSYREHGYGLWVVTFKPSGLPIGYCGLTWFPSINGQPEVEVGYRFARKHWGFGYATESAIAVRDYSYIDLGLNRLIAIIDPENRRSIRVAEKVGMQYEGGVMLPGYSHADSVYACHR
- a CDS encoding AsmA-like C-terminal region-containing protein, coding for MLLTVAARNSIVRFVAEHGASYALGTRVEIASVEINWHRWTVTGLSIEEPSVAGEYQVTVDRVSVVPSFGRGFREGVWVELVVIDQPKGHLRFDRDGKLLSVFPESESSESAAIGTIPVHNVIVKEASLAIHQIGKQTLVVDQVDLFVRCADRIQARCRIGRLFGGELAAGGDFDAKDFSGQSWVDLTGIRLETQTLAKLPFVPESINAEPSYANVDLKVHSLHPPLEADLLDQQVECVLRITDVTTERFGVLCDEALLESKFVDRMARAKLTANPFGSRFSIRSEADWKAINPRVTVDLRMEPFGLGDAANEMAQVLATDFPALAKIPKLGSVVEAVAHASVEMVGRQLKFSGQSTVESSNNQIASIKLPSISFNSEVHGTAPFDDFAALDGAMKGGVNIAAFELNELAVGVGMPEVSGAVSGGLDFEIPLQTVTRIETLVAKAGVHLAKVSAFDFALDETSIRCHLDQGIATIHSDPISIRDPEAELVAQLRPAAQVALVGEAKLATELYCLVQPTESVIRRFGLESLDPRGRLETHVLARCPLEHVARASDWNVTAGIQSTEVRLVGEKLSDIAWEIEISRGAVTAPPVNLRWRTSNASLSIDGDIGDDVRVEGTFAVDSILLQEVSAIVSRFSQTPLPLSGSAAIDGTFELHTSPGKGTFTAIAAGEAKLADATYARSDIGDARLSWSLTPEGLSLETGSDDFLGGNFRITADMNQLDWTTTQVQGKFSEIDVPALVAISGQTLASTGVLQGGFSVTSLASLEELTGQAWVETKQVSIEQIPLQLDRATVTLSEQAVLAEVDGSVLYGRFTGSMSTRLDQLIEFASQPTMVIEQAPVVGRVKLVGLALDQVASTFRLSRELRRVGGSVSGECVRDASSLDGRHLCRVSGSLENLRYQGVGLSQICSLDAVIHRDRIELNRLQGRFADGRINGTGMLTIGAVPSGYFDCVVSRVNLRRAASAVGVNDISGSATLRLRSRIGPVITGHADVQLDHLVAAGVGVRQATFPIDWSFRPTSTTARWQCRAGRLSVGGGTVRIATEGRYTRSLDMVTSVQVQRVDLSKLMQRGSIGSGIIDGEVSLRAKHARSINDFVGTYDFEMSNIEALQFPVLDQLPRMVSLSAPTPGKGQDGAIAYGRIGGGIVHIEEVAVYQSNVQVMVTGKANFNQKLDLDVVASTSSDSPTDQLVSLLDSPLMLAAPAPVALIVKANELLKDRVVNVHVGGTASRPVLRLQTGKQLGQNAVKFFLANSFGSTVTGLAELKSKQQRR